The proteins below are encoded in one region of Methanobacteriaceae archaeon:
- a CDS encoding UDP-glucose/GDP-mannose dehydrogenase family protein, with protein MNITVIGAGYVGLITAACFADLGNEVLCIEKRESTVNKLQKGESHIYEHGLTEILQNNLEEGRLKFTTNMEEAVKFSEVIFICVGTPQSDDGKADLSQVEDVSRQIAEHLNAYKLIIEKSTVPVNTHQWVKKTIKRYAHVGAEFDVASNPEFLREGTGIHDFMNPDRIVVGAESERAQEIFKELYSPFTVEGRPLLFTKPAAAELIKHASNSFLAMKISYINMISALCEKVGVDVNTVAQGIGLDHRIGENFLNAGIGYGGSCFPKDVQAFIKIAEDHGLEFGLLKETEKINTFQKRSFLNKIEDILWINKDKNIAVWGLAFKPETDDIREAPAIEITQELEKNGANLHLYDPEASDNFKNILPESGSVKYFEDKYDALRDADALLIITEWQEFKEADLKKVKELMRLPIIIDGRNIFNVDEMKEFEYYSVGR; from the coding sequence ATGAATATTACGGTAATTGGAGCAGGTTATGTGGGACTTATAACTGCTGCATGTTTCGCTGATTTAGGAAATGAAGTTTTGTGTATAGAAAAGAGGGAATCTACGGTTAATAAACTTCAGAAGGGTGAATCTCACATATACGAGCATGGCCTTACAGAAATACTTCAAAATAACTTGGAAGAAGGTAGACTAAAATTTACTACTAATATGGAAGAAGCAGTAAAGTTTTCTGAAGTAATTTTTATTTGTGTAGGAACTCCTCAAAGTGATGATGGGAAAGCAGACCTCTCTCAAGTGGAAGATGTTTCTCGACAGATAGCCGAACATCTTAATGCTTATAAATTAATAATAGAAAAATCAACAGTGCCTGTAAATACTCACCAATGGGTGAAAAAGACCATTAAAAGATATGCTCATGTTGGGGCTGAATTTGATGTTGCTTCCAATCCTGAATTCTTGAGAGAAGGTACGGGTATTCATGATTTCATGAATCCAGATCGTATTGTGGTAGGTGCTGAGAGTGAAAGGGCTCAAGAGATTTTTAAAGAACTATATTCTCCATTCACAGTTGAAGGCCGTCCATTATTATTCACCAAACCAGCAGCTGCAGAACTCATTAAACACGCTTCTAATTCTTTTTTAGCTATGAAGATATCATATATCAACATGATTTCAGCATTATGTGAAAAAGTGGGAGTTGATGTTAATACGGTGGCCCAAGGCATAGGCCTTGACCATAGAATTGGAGAAAATTTCCTCAATGCCGGAATTGGTTATGGTGGATCCTGCTTTCCTAAAGATGTCCAGGCCTTTATTAAAATTGCGGAAGATCATGGCCTGGAATTTGGACTTTTAAAAGAGACTGAAAAAATAAATACTTTCCAAAAAAGGTCATTTTTGAATAAAATAGAGGATATTTTATGGATTAATAAAGATAAGAATATTGCAGTATGGGGATTAGCATTTAAACCAGAAACTGATGATATTCGGGAAGCACCAGCTATTGAAATTACTCAGGAACTGGAAAAAAATGGGGCAAACCTTCATTTATATGATCCCGAGGCTAGCGATAATTTTAAAAATATTTTGCCGGAATCAGGCAGTGTCAAATATTTTGAAGATAAATATGATGCCCTCAGGGACGCTGATGCTCTTTTAATAATTACTGAATGGCAAGAATTTAAAGAAGCTGACTTGAAAAAGGTAAAAGAACTAATGCGTCTTCCTATTATTATTGATGGCCGAAATATTTTTAATGTTGATGAAATGAAGGAATTTGAATATTACAGTGTAGGAAGATGA
- a CDS encoding flippase, translating into MSVARKIAKNTGLLMIASLFTNIMAFLWTIYTASYLGTVGFGILSAALALTGIFSVLADLGLSTYSTREVAKDNDKTKKYLSNIALIKVFLAIFTFIVLYLTIMLKDYPAQSVDVILIIGIYMIFTSFTALFNAIFQGHQRMEFQTIGSIINSSLLLFGILLAIYLKGDIITISLAYLFASIITLAYSIIVTSWKFTVPSFEFDMKFWKKTIINALPFGITGVFTTIYFWIDSVMLSFMQGDAAVGLYNAPYKLLLVMLSIYSVYMLALFPFMSQFYVDSSDALKLTYRRSYKYMLILSLPVAVGTTILAQEIILFIYTPQYLPSVLALQILIWSIVFMFINGLSANLLGSIDKQLAVTKITGIGAVVNVGINLVIIPIFSFYGASVATVFTEFLIMILFTRIVSKTEFSVGNTMLKDLWRILIPCIAMLGVLVFLKLPLLIMIFISAIVYIIGILLTKAIDNEDISMIKGMINKNRSN; encoded by the coding sequence ATGAGCGTGGCAAGAAAAATAGCAAAAAACACTGGCCTATTAATGATAGCATCATTATTTACAAATATTATGGCCTTCCTATGGACCATTTATACTGCCAGTTATTTGGGAACTGTTGGTTTTGGAATTCTTTCTGCTGCCCTGGCATTAACCGGTATATTTAGTGTTTTGGCTGATCTGGGATTGAGTACCTATTCAACTAGAGAAGTTGCTAAGGATAATGACAAAACTAAAAAATACTTGTCAAATATTGCTCTAATTAAAGTTTTTCTGGCAATATTCACCTTCATCGTACTATACCTTACAATTATGCTTAAAGATTATCCAGCCCAATCAGTGGACGTAATCTTAATTATAGGTATTTATATGATTTTTACATCTTTTACCGCGCTTTTCAATGCTATTTTCCAGGGCCATCAGAGAATGGAGTTCCAAACTATAGGGAGCATTATAAATAGTTCTTTACTATTATTTGGTATTTTATTAGCTATTTACCTCAAAGGCGACATTATAACTATAAGTCTTGCTTATTTATTTGCCAGTATCATTACTCTGGCTTATTCAATTATTGTAACCTCTTGGAAATTTACAGTACCTTCTTTTGAATTTGATATGAAATTTTGGAAAAAAACTATTATTAACGCCCTTCCCTTTGGAATTACAGGAGTATTCACCACCATTTATTTCTGGATAGACTCAGTGATGCTTTCTTTTATGCAAGGTGATGCTGCAGTAGGTCTTTACAATGCCCCTTATAAACTTCTGTTAGTGATGCTTTCCATATACAGTGTTTACATGTTGGCTCTCTTTCCATTCATGTCACAATTTTATGTTGACTCAAGTGATGCTCTAAAATTAACTTATCGCCGTTCATACAAGTATATGCTCATTTTAAGTCTTCCTGTGGCAGTTGGAACTACGATACTTGCTCAGGAAATAATATTATTCATATATACTCCCCAGTATCTGCCTTCTGTATTAGCATTGCAGATACTTATCTGGTCCATAGTTTTCATGTTTATAAATGGATTATCAGCTAATCTTTTAGGATCTATTGATAAGCAGTTAGCAGTTACTAAAATAACTGGAATCGGTGCTGTGGTAAATGTTGGTATTAATTTAGTCATAATTCCAATTTTTAGTTTCTATGGAGCCAGTGTTGCTACGGTATTCACAGAATTTTTGATAATGATTTTATTTACTCGCATAGTATCAAAAACTGAGTTTTCTGTTGGAAATACTATGCTTAAGGACTTATGGAGGATTTTAATACCATGTATAGCAATGCTAGGTGTTTTAGTCTTCTTAAAACTTCCTTTATTAATAATGATTTTCATCAGTGCCATAGTTTATATTATAGGAATTTTACTAACCAAAGCAATTGATAATGAAGATATATCTATGATAAAGGGCATGATAAATAAAAATAGATCTAATTAA
- a CDS encoding glycosyltransferase family 2 protein codes for MPPHVTIILLNWNGWKDTLECLESVYQISYPSFSVVLIDNYSTDDSLPKIRDFCSGELNVFSELKAGNISKIIKNPSKKPIELWEFNEKDIEEETCFKETIKSFSGKSNLFLIKNNENHGFAGGNNVGIKFAQNIIKSDYILLLNNDTVVENGFLEPMVEISENSKDIGLVGPKTYFYHPYPQKIIQITGGGGIDLKKAKTFQRGYQEEEHGQYNDSVDIGYVGGSCVLVKSEVLDEVGLLDERFFMYWEDTDWSYRGYKKGYKSVYQPKSVIWHKHGASSKPYFELYYLSRNRVFFMKKNATSSEYNRFLFHFFTHVFWLDIWYYLIHLKDLKKVSCYLRGLKDGFKLKI; via the coding sequence ATGCCGCCTCACGTTACTATTATTTTACTGAACTGGAATGGATGGAAAGATACTTTAGAGTGTTTAGAAAGTGTTTATCAGATAAGTTATCCTTCATTCAGCGTAGTATTAATAGATAACTATTCCACCGATGATTCCTTACCAAAAATAAGAGATTTCTGTTCTGGAGAATTAAATGTTTTTAGTGAATTGAAAGCTGGAAATATTTCTAAAATTATTAAAAATCCCTCTAAAAAACCTATTGAATTATGGGAATTTAATGAGAAGGATATTGAAGAAGAAACTTGTTTTAAAGAAACTATTAAAAGTTTTTCAGGTAAATCCAATCTTTTCTTAATAAAAAATAATGAAAACCATGGTTTTGCTGGTGGAAACAATGTAGGGATTAAATTCGCCCAAAATATTATAAAAAGTGATTATATTCTTCTTTTAAATAATGATACTGTGGTGGAAAATGGATTTCTGGAACCTATGGTTGAAATCTCTGAAAATAGTAAGGATATAGGTTTGGTAGGCCCCAAAACATATTTCTATCATCCCTACCCCCAAAAAATTATTCAAATAACTGGTGGTGGAGGTATAGATCTTAAAAAGGCCAAAACTTTCCAGAGAGGATATCAAGAAGAAGAACATGGGCAATATAATGATTCGGTAGATATAGGTTATGTGGGAGGTTCTTGCGTCCTGGTAAAAAGTGAAGTATTAGATGAAGTGGGCCTTCTGGATGAAAGGTTTTTTATGTACTGGGAAGACACTGATTGGTCATATAGGGGATATAAAAAAGGATATAAGTCTGTTTATCAACCAAAGTCAGTGATATGGCATAAACACGGGGCTTCCAGTAAACCATACTTTGAACTTTATTATTTAAGCCGCAATCGAGTATTCTTCATGAAAAAGAATGCCACCTCCAGTGAATATAACCGTTTCTTGTTCCATTTTTTCACACATGTGTTTTGGTTGGATATTTGGTACTATCTAATCCATCTTAAAGACTTAAAAAAGGTTTCATGTTATTTAAGAGGCCTGAAAGATGGTTTTAAATTAAAAATATAA